The genomic region AGGAAGTGCCGAGGAGATGAAAACCTTTGACTTCGGCTCCCCTCTGCATATTCTCATTGTCCCGGCAAAACTTCACGATATCGAGCGGGAGTATCTTGAGAGGTTTGCGGGTCTATGCTGATCGATGCATACGGGAAAGTCTTTGCTAAGGATTCCGGTTCTGAGAAGACCGTTCCAAACAACACGGTTCTTGGACAGACCGCGGACGAGATCGCTAAGATGGTCTCCTGTTATGCCTCGGACGGCAGAGTTTTTTTCAAAAAAGGTGATCTGGTGAACGCGGCTGCCTCGTTTGCGTACGGGTACGGCTGGCTGGACGCGGGACGCTGTCTCGGGTACCTTGCGGGTTCGCCGTCGGCTCCTCCCGAGATCGACGAAAGCCTCCCGGAATCTCTTGCCGAGCATCTGACCGAGAAAACCTACCGGTATCAGAGAATGCTCACGAACGCGTTGGATGGAGTTACCCCCGCGCCCGATCCGGAGACCGCGATGTATGCTGCGGCCTCAACGATCCATGCGACAGGACACGCATATCTGACCCGGGGGACAACTCATCTCCCGGACGACCTCATCAATGCTCTGGTGCTGTTTTCCTACGGATACGGCTGGCTTGACTGCGGGGTTCGTGCCGGTCTGTTTTCGATTTCCGGAGATCGGCATCTCTTCA from Methanocorpusculum sp. harbors:
- a CDS encoding DUF357 domain-containing protein, yielding MLIDAYGKVFAKDSGSEKTVPNNTVLGQTADEIAKMVSCYASDGRVFFKKGDLVNAAASFAYGYGWLDAGRCLGYLAGSPSAPPEIDESLPESLAEHLTEKTYRYQRMLTNALDGVTPAPDPETAMYAAASTIHATGHAYLTRGTTHLPDDLINALVLFSYGYGWLDCGVRAGLFSISGDRHLFTI